A stretch of Vibrio sp. B1FLJ16 DNA encodes these proteins:
- a CDS encoding proline/glycine betaine ABC transporter permease produces MSDTTWLSEFPEMDRSTLRAIRKSLDGAYRDFSREYGDVIESFFDPLLSFLVWFEKLLISTPWVIIIAICTAMAYMASRSWKLGLACCTSLLLIGYFGMWEDTMRTLSIITVCTMLAILLGIPIGIAMARSDRVQSIITPLLDVMQTMPAFVYLIPVVMLLGIGKIPGLIAVVIYAIPPVIRLTNLGIRLVDKEVLEASTAFGASRKQRLVGVQLPLAMPTIMAGINQTIMMALSMVVIASMIGVKGLGQPVLKSITNQYFTLGLLNGLAIVALAILFDRTSQAYAKRTQAYLGALKHD; encoded by the coding sequence ATGTCTGATACGACCTGGCTGAGCGAATTCCCCGAGATGGACCGCTCCACGTTACGCGCCATCAGAAAATCCTTAGATGGTGCTTACCGAGATTTTTCTCGTGAGTATGGGGATGTCATTGAATCGTTCTTTGATCCCCTTCTCTCCTTTTTGGTTTGGTTTGAAAAATTGCTGATATCCACACCGTGGGTGATTATCATCGCAATCTGCACCGCAATGGCATATATGGCAAGTCGCTCATGGAAACTGGGACTTGCCTGCTGCACATCGTTGCTCCTTATTGGTTATTTCGGTATGTGGGAAGATACAATGCGCACGCTAAGTATCATTACCGTTTGTACCATGCTGGCGATATTGCTTGGTATACCGATTGGCATCGCGATGGCACGCTCGGATCGAGTGCAATCAATCATTACCCCATTACTTGATGTCATGCAAACCATGCCAGCATTCGTCTACCTCATACCCGTAGTGATGCTACTCGGGATAGGTAAAATACCGGGTCTCATTGCAGTGGTGATCTACGCGATTCCGCCAGTAATACGTTTGACTAACCTGGGGATACGTTTGGTCGATAAGGAAGTCCTCGAAGCGTCTACCGCATTCGGCGCTAGCAGAAAGCAACGCTTAGTCGGCGTGCAACTGCCATTAGCCATGCCTACGATTATGGCTGGGATCAACCAAACGATTATGATGGCATTATCCATGGTGGTCATTGCCTCAATGATTGGCGTGAAAGGCCTGGGGCAACCTGTACTCAAATCGATTACCAATCAATATTTTACGCTTGGCCTCCTTAACGGCTTAGCGATTGTAGCGTTGGCCATCTTATTTGACCGTACCTCCCAGGCTTATGCCAAGCGTACTCAAGCGTATTTAGGAGCCCTGAAGCATGACTAA
- a CDS encoding amino acid aminotransferase — protein MLNHVAAYAGDPILSLMEQFMADERSEKVNLSIGLYYDEDGKIPTLPSVAQSQQQLAKQENQPCIYLPMEGLAPYRAAVQALVFGEKHPALEEKRVATIQSLGGSGALMIGADFLNHYFPNSKVWVSNPTWENHNAIFAGAGFEVGAYPYFNPETQMLDFDGMVSALQELPEESIVLLHPCCHNPTGVDLTTDQWDKVIEVVKAQKLIPFFDMAYQGYGEGIEADAYVIRKIALEKDVVSFVSNSFSKTFSLYGERVGGLSVVCCNDEEASRVLGQLKATVRRNYSSPAKHGAVVVSNVLNTEQLKTQWFGEVEGMRSRILTMRETLHEQLKNLCPEKDFSFLVKQKGMFSYTGFSQETVEKLREDHGIYLINSGRMCLAGLNEQNVERVAKAFAAV, from the coding sequence GTGCTTAATCATGTTGCAGCCTATGCCGGAGACCCAATTCTGTCTCTTATGGAACAATTTATGGCAGATGAACGTTCTGAAAAAGTGAATCTAAGTATCGGCCTGTATTACGATGAAGATGGAAAAATTCCAACGCTTCCTTCTGTTGCACAATCTCAGCAACAGCTAGCAAAACAAGAAAACCAACCTTGTATTTACCTGCCGATGGAAGGCTTAGCGCCTTATCGTGCTGCAGTCCAGGCTCTCGTGTTTGGTGAAAAACATCCTGCATTGGAAGAAAAGCGCGTAGCAACGATTCAGTCACTAGGTGGCTCTGGTGCGCTGATGATCGGTGCAGATTTCCTTAATCACTATTTCCCTAATTCGAAAGTATGGGTAAGTAACCCAACGTGGGAAAACCACAATGCTATTTTTGCTGGTGCTGGATTTGAAGTAGGCGCTTACCCTTACTTCAACCCTGAAACCCAAATGTTAGATTTTGATGGCATGGTCTCAGCGTTACAAGAGCTACCAGAAGAGAGTATCGTTCTGCTTCACCCATGTTGTCATAACCCGACCGGTGTTGACCTTACCACCGACCAGTGGGACAAAGTCATTGAAGTGGTTAAAGCGCAGAAACTGATCCCGTTCTTTGACATGGCTTACCAAGGCTACGGTGAGGGTATTGAGGCTGATGCCTACGTTATCCGTAAAATCGCACTAGAAAAAGACGTAGTGAGCTTTGTCAGCAACTCATTCTCTAAAACTTTCTCACTTTACGGTGAACGTGTTGGTGGTCTATCTGTCGTATGTTGCAACGATGAAGAAGCGTCTCGTGTTCTAGGCCAGTTAAAAGCTACCGTGCGTCGCAACTACTCAAGTCCCGCGAAACACGGCGCGGTGGTGGTTTCTAACGTGCTAAATACTGAACAGCTAAAAACTCAGTGGTTTGGTGAAGTTGAAGGCATGCGAAGCCGCATCCTGACTATGCGTGAAACACTGCACGAGCAACTTAAAAACCTTTGTCCGGAAAAAGACTTTAGCTTCCTGGTTAAGCAAAAAGGCATGTTCAGCTACACGGGTTTCTCTCAAGAGACTGTTGAAAAACTTCGAGAAGATCACGGCATCTACCTAATCAACAGCGGTCGCATGTGTCTTGCCGGTCTGAACGAGCAGAATGTTGAGCGAGTTGCCAAAGCATTTGCTGCTGTTTAA
- a CDS encoding phytase encodes MRNSLLSSIIMVSLLSGCDSDDTKTVYVEAQNDSGIEAELLTTTAKADTSYDDIGDSAYWMNGDDSDNSLLFVTLEGDGLAVYNPLGKQIEKLNGLVTTGADIRYAISASSGEAVDLLALALPENNSFAFYSIGYDDGVVLEEIGTLPTSYAAEGVCLHKNTTNGELLLTGVTEDGVALQYKLKYESGEIKSVLTDDAGLPIAVRKLEVGGELSACIVDDESATLYIAEQDVGIWAYGADPEDINSRRMVDSIEPLGNLQEVEAIDLLYMSDGNGYLVVGDEGKGMMIYDRDDWQFTANIHLDGVGEVKSLTIADDGIWIANSEADEPVYEKLSYDTLNGASSLSDKAISQVLSPANLSSTGIALVKVIGETDPVDDDGDAADDPAFWLNESSPENSLIIATNKQGGLMAYDLNGAELQYLNEGEPNNVDIIQSVMDTNGDSFSLAAASNREFNTITLYKIQHATESQNPIVEMAAIGENVHEDVAQLKSELNEVYGLCTYQSSDGTPYVFINGKSGDIEQWRLVVQESGIEGSIVRRLKVETQPEGCVVDDTTATLYVGEEDVGVWKFSADESAATDGEMIIAVDGKQLVADAEGITLYNNGTVNYLIVSSQGNHTYAVYNIDESYQYVGSFALVADDENGLDGASETDGIHAVSASVSDIFPNGFFIAQDGFNVDSGYEYQNQNFKMADWNDINSAFAK; translated from the coding sequence ATGCGTAATTCATTACTTAGTTCAATCATTATGGTTTCACTATTAAGTGGTTGTGATTCGGACGATACCAAAACGGTTTATGTTGAAGCCCAAAATGACAGTGGAATAGAAGCTGAGCTATTAACAACCACGGCCAAGGCGGACACGAGCTACGATGACATCGGTGATTCAGCCTATTGGATGAACGGTGACGACAGCGATAACAGCCTGTTATTCGTAACGCTGGAAGGTGATGGACTTGCGGTATATAACCCGTTAGGTAAGCAAATTGAAAAATTAAACGGGCTCGTAACTACAGGGGCAGATATTCGTTATGCCATCAGCGCAAGCAGCGGTGAAGCGGTTGACTTGTTGGCTCTGGCGCTACCGGAAAACAACAGTTTTGCCTTCTATTCAATTGGTTATGATGATGGAGTTGTGCTTGAAGAGATTGGAACTCTTCCGACAAGCTACGCAGCGGAGGGGGTTTGTCTACACAAGAACACGACCAATGGTGAACTGCTACTAACGGGCGTTACTGAGGATGGCGTCGCATTGCAGTACAAATTGAAGTACGAAAGTGGTGAGATTAAAAGTGTCCTGACAGATGATGCCGGGCTGCCGATTGCCGTTCGTAAACTTGAAGTCGGTGGAGAGTTAAGTGCATGTATTGTGGATGATGAAAGCGCCACGCTATATATTGCCGAACAGGATGTGGGTATCTGGGCTTATGGCGCAGATCCAGAGGATATTAACTCTCGTCGTATGGTGGATAGTATTGAACCTCTCGGTAACCTACAAGAAGTTGAAGCCATCGATCTTCTATACATGTCAGACGGTAACGGTTATTTAGTCGTGGGTGACGAAGGCAAAGGCATGATGATTTATGACCGCGATGACTGGCAATTCACCGCAAATATACATCTTGATGGCGTGGGAGAGGTTAAATCGCTGACAATTGCCGATGATGGCATCTGGATAGCGAACTCAGAAGCAGACGAGCCTGTGTATGAGAAACTCAGTTATGACACACTCAATGGAGCCAGCTCCCTGAGTGACAAAGCGATTTCTCAGGTGTTAAGCCCTGCAAACCTAAGTTCGACGGGTATTGCCCTAGTTAAAGTGATTGGTGAAACTGATCCTGTAGACGATGACGGTGATGCAGCGGATGATCCAGCGTTTTGGCTTAATGAAAGCTCACCGGAAAATAGCCTGATTATTGCTACTAATAAGCAAGGTGGGTTAATGGCTTATGACTTGAACGGCGCAGAGCTTCAATACCTTAATGAAGGTGAGCCAAATAATGTCGATATTATTCAGTCCGTGATGGATACCAACGGTGACAGTTTCTCCCTGGCGGCGGCGAGTAATCGCGAATTTAACACCATCACTTTGTATAAAATTCAGCACGCAACGGAAAGTCAAAACCCGATTGTTGAAATGGCAGCGATTGGCGAGAATGTGCACGAAGACGTTGCTCAGCTAAAATCTGAACTCAATGAAGTGTATGGATTGTGTACTTATCAATCTTCTGATGGTACGCCATATGTCTTTATTAACGGTAAGAGTGGCGATATCGAACAGTGGCGTTTAGTTGTTCAGGAATCAGGTATTGAAGGCAGTATTGTTCGTCGACTAAAAGTGGAGACCCAACCAGAAGGGTGTGTTGTTGATGATACGACAGCAACGCTGTATGTCGGCGAAGAAGACGTCGGTGTGTGGAAGTTCTCAGCAGATGAATCAGCGGCAACCGATGGTGAGATGATCATTGCAGTCGATGGCAAGCAGCTTGTTGCAGACGCGGAAGGCATTACCTTATACAACAACGGTACAGTTAACTATCTGATCGTTTCAAGCCAAGGTAATCATACTTACGCTGTGTACAACATTGATGAATCTTATCAATATGTTGGAAGTTTCGCACTGGTAGCCGATGACGAAAATGGTCTAGACGGCGCAAGCGAAACCGACGGGATTCATGCGGTATCAGCGTCGGTTAGTGACATCTTCCCTAACGGCTTCTTCATTGCTCAGGATGGCTTCAATGTTGATTCAGGTTATGAATATCAAAATCAGAACTTCAAGATGGCTGACTGGAATGACATTAACTCAGCGTTTGCTAAATAA
- a CDS encoding glycine betaine/L-proline ABC transporter ATP-binding protein, which yields MTKPLIEISGLYKIFGSDPDSMIDRVKQGQSKDQILSETGHTVGLKDINLQINKGEIFVVMGLSGSGKSTMIRHFNRLIDPTMGQILVDGVDVMKLSIKELEQFRRHKMSMVFQRFGLLPHRTVIDNIAYGLEIQGIKKDQRQARANNWLEAVGLKGYENQYPAQLSGGQQQRVGLARALATDAEILLMDEAFSALDPLIRSEMQDQLIELQNKLHKTIIFITHDLDEALRLGDRIAILKDGELVQQGSPDEILLNPVDEYVEAFVKDVNRARALTVETVMQPPAHRITATTIAEALTQMKGVKQSYAYHVTEDGYQGVITQESLHDAAKTHAPQEILHRDIYETVPTVSPDSVIEQVLPETMSCEYSLPVVDAEGNLQGELERRAIADIFSDGSEPIPSENKASQKTSAQVKKVI from the coding sequence ATGACTAAGCCACTTATTGAAATCAGCGGCCTTTATAAAATTTTCGGTTCAGATCCTGACTCCATGATTGATCGTGTTAAACAAGGGCAAAGTAAAGATCAGATTCTTTCCGAAACCGGGCACACCGTTGGACTAAAAGACATTAACCTACAAATTAATAAAGGTGAAATTTTCGTCGTCATGGGCTTATCTGGCTCCGGGAAGTCAACTATGATCCGTCACTTCAATCGTTTGATCGACCCGACCATGGGTCAGATATTGGTGGATGGCGTGGATGTGATGAAACTTTCCATAAAAGAACTGGAGCAATTTCGTCGTCACAAAATGTCGATGGTCTTTCAACGCTTTGGCCTTCTTCCTCACCGTACAGTCATAGATAACATTGCATACGGGTTAGAGATTCAAGGGATAAAAAAAGATCAAAGACAAGCGAGGGCTAACAATTGGCTGGAAGCCGTGGGCTTAAAAGGGTATGAAAACCAATATCCTGCACAGTTGTCCGGGGGACAGCAACAGCGTGTCGGCTTAGCAAGAGCCCTAGCCACCGATGCAGAAATTCTTTTGATGGATGAAGCGTTCTCTGCACTCGATCCTTTAATTCGTAGCGAAATGCAAGATCAACTCATTGAACTGCAAAATAAGCTCCATAAAACGATCATCTTTATAACCCACGATCTTGACGAAGCACTACGCCTGGGCGATCGAATCGCAATTCTAAAAGATGGTGAATTAGTGCAGCAAGGCTCTCCGGATGAGATCTTGCTCAATCCAGTGGACGAATACGTAGAAGCCTTTGTTAAGGACGTTAACCGTGCTCGCGCACTAACAGTGGAAACCGTCATGCAACCTCCGGCTCATCGTATTACCGCGACGACCATCGCTGAAGCACTTACCCAGATGAAAGGCGTCAAACAAAGTTATGCTTATCACGTCACCGAAGATGGGTATCAAGGTGTGATTACCCAAGAGAGTTTGCACGATGCGGCTAAAACTCATGCACCTCAAGAAATCCTGCATAGGGATATTTATGAAACCGTCCCAACCGTATCCCCAGATTCGGTCATAGAGCAAGTATTACCAGAGACCATGTCCTGCGAATATTCTTTACCGGTGGTCGATGCTGAGGGTAATCTGCAAGGAGAACTAGAGCGACGTGCTATCGCTGATATTTTCTCTGATGGCTCAGAACCAATCCCATCAGAAAATAAAGCCAGTCAAAAAACCTCGGCTCAAGTCAAAAAAGTGATCTAA
- a CDS encoding bifunctional protein-serine/threonine kinase/phosphatase → MLNIKIGQASVSGRKPVNQDCIGAYIPEPPSITTKGVVAAICDGISSSSVSQIASETAIKSFIADYYSTSEAWSVKKSGVKILEAINYWLYSQTKNSEHRFDFNKGYVCTFSAVVFKSQTAHLFHCGDSRIYRLCGKSLEQLTQDHRHKIDDESSYLEQALGLKPELSVDYRTFSVSVGDVLVLATDGIFDFLSDKEIAREVSALLLSPQERANNLIRKALEAGSDDNLSIQILEIESLPEANLNELMSSSIHLSPAPILTPNDQIDDFEILRELHISERSHVFLAKDRETKTLVVLKTPSAESRQDESHLESFLMEDWIAKKLSNPHLLRMYKPAQKPSSIYTVSEYIEGLTLSQWIKDNPTPDINTVREIIVQVARGLQAMHRQEMVHQDLRPENIMIDQSGTVKIIDYGATKVAGLSDIVMEPPAIMGTAQYTAPEYFIGQAGSNRSDIFSLGVITYQMLTGKLPYGTQVSRSRNAKSQQKLEYVSAPMLNPAIPNWIDFALKRALKIDPHKRYEEVSEFVFDLTEPNPQAERKNWVPIAERNPILFWQRVSLVLFVALICSLLY, encoded by the coding sequence GTGCTTAACATCAAAATTGGACAGGCTTCGGTTTCGGGAAGGAAGCCTGTTAATCAGGACTGCATCGGTGCTTATATTCCAGAGCCACCTTCTATCACGACAAAAGGAGTGGTGGCGGCAATTTGTGATGGCATCAGTTCCAGTTCGGTAAGCCAGATAGCCAGCGAAACAGCCATTAAGAGTTTTATTGCTGATTATTACTCGACATCTGAAGCTTGGTCGGTGAAAAAGTCGGGTGTGAAAATTCTGGAAGCGATCAACTACTGGCTTTACTCGCAAACTAAAAACAGTGAGCATCGTTTCGATTTTAATAAAGGCTATGTCTGCACATTTAGCGCGGTGGTGTTTAAATCACAGACTGCGCATTTATTTCACTGTGGTGATTCTAGAATATACAGGCTGTGCGGGAAGTCACTTGAACAGTTAACGCAAGATCATCGTCACAAGATCGACGATGAGAGCAGCTACCTAGAACAAGCTCTAGGGTTGAAGCCTGAACTTAGTGTCGACTATCGTACTTTTTCTGTCAGTGTCGGAGATGTCTTGGTATTGGCTACCGATGGTATTTTTGATTTTTTGTCCGATAAAGAAATAGCACGTGAGGTGAGTGCGTTATTATTGAGCCCACAAGAGCGCGCGAATAATCTAATACGCAAGGCTTTAGAGGCCGGCAGCGATGACAATTTATCAATACAAATCCTAGAGATTGAATCACTTCCGGAAGCTAATCTTAATGAGCTGATGAGTTCATCAATTCATCTTTCACCAGCGCCGATCTTAACTCCTAATGACCAGATTGATGACTTTGAGATCTTGCGCGAGCTACATATCAGTGAGCGGAGTCATGTTTTTCTTGCTAAAGATCGAGAAACGAAGACACTCGTTGTACTAAAAACGCCTTCAGCGGAAAGTCGTCAGGATGAGTCACACCTCGAGAGCTTTCTAATGGAAGATTGGATTGCTAAGAAACTGAGTAATCCGCATTTGCTCCGAATGTACAAGCCTGCCCAGAAACCAAGTAGCATCTATACCGTATCTGAGTATATTGAGGGGCTCACATTGTCTCAGTGGATAAAAGATAACCCGACTCCCGACATCAATACCGTACGCGAAATCATTGTTCAGGTGGCAAGAGGCCTTCAGGCTATGCACCGTCAGGAAATGGTTCATCAAGACCTACGTCCGGAAAACATCATGATCGATCAGTCAGGCACGGTTAAGATTATTGACTACGGTGCTACAAAAGTCGCGGGATTATCAGACATCGTGATGGAGCCACCGGCAATCATGGGAACCGCGCAGTACACCGCACCTGAGTACTTTATTGGCCAAGCTGGCTCTAATCGTTCAGATATCTTTTCTCTTGGTGTCATTACTTACCAGATGCTAACTGGGAAGCTGCCATACGGCACTCAAGTATCACGCTCGCGCAACGCAAAATCCCAACAGAAACTAGAGTATGTTTCTGCACCTATGCTAAATCCTGCAATTCCTAATTGGATTGATTTTGCGCTTAAAAGAGCACTTAAAATCGATCCACATAAACGTTATGAAGAAGTGTCAGAATTTGTGTTTGATCTTACAGAACCTAATCCACAAGCTGAGAGAAAAAATTGGGTTCCAATCGCAGAGCGCAATCCAATCCTGTTTTGGCAGCGAGTGTCTCTTGTTCTGTTCGTTGCGTTAATTTGTTCTCTCTTGTATTGA
- a CDS encoding Gfo/Idh/MocA family oxidoreductase → MFKLAVIGTNWISQQFVEAAIQTGEFSLSAVYSRDIEKARSFGTPFGAEAFYDNLQALGKDSDIDAVYIASPNSLHAPQALQMLKAGKHVICEKPMASNYELAQEMFQCAEENNVVLFEAFMSPYTPNFVVLKESLPTIAPLRHATISYCQYSSRYQKYLDGENPNTFNPDFSNGSIMDIGYYCLGSAVELFGEPNEVHASACVLPSGVDGCGSVTLAYDGFNVNLLHSKVSDSLIPSEFQGEQGSVLVDMISTGRGVERVLRGKEKEVLTLPQTENHMFYEAEAFAKQLKRGVIDENTKQRSLTVAKVLTEIRRQTGVVFPADKTV, encoded by the coding sequence ATGTTTAAACTCGCGGTCATCGGGACTAACTGGATTTCTCAACAATTTGTTGAAGCTGCTATACAAACCGGAGAGTTTAGTCTTAGCGCTGTTTATTCGAGAGACATTGAGAAAGCCCGTTCATTTGGTACGCCTTTCGGCGCAGAGGCTTTTTATGACAATTTACAAGCACTGGGAAAAGATTCTGATATTGACGCAGTCTACATTGCCAGTCCGAATTCTCTTCATGCTCCTCAAGCATTGCAAATGTTGAAAGCCGGAAAGCATGTTATCTGCGAAAAACCGATGGCTTCTAATTACGAGCTTGCACAAGAAATGTTTCAGTGCGCAGAGGAAAACAATGTGGTTCTTTTTGAAGCGTTTATGTCGCCATACACACCAAACTTTGTCGTGCTTAAAGAGAGCCTACCGACGATTGCCCCTTTAAGACACGCGACTATCAGCTATTGCCAATACTCCTCAAGATACCAGAAGTATTTAGATGGAGAGAATCCTAATACGTTTAACCCGGACTTCTCTAATGGCTCAATTATGGACATTGGTTACTACTGTTTAGGTTCTGCTGTCGAGCTGTTTGGTGAGCCTAATGAGGTTCATGCCAGTGCCTGTGTATTGCCGTCTGGTGTAGATGGATGTGGAAGCGTGACGTTGGCATACGATGGGTTTAACGTGAACCTCCTTCATTCTAAAGTGAGCGATTCATTGATTCCCAGCGAGTTTCAGGGCGAGCAGGGGAGCGTGTTGGTTGATATGATCTCCACAGGGCGTGGTGTCGAACGTGTTCTCCGTGGTAAAGAGAAAGAGGTGCTGACACTGCCACAAACAGAAAACCACATGTTTTATGAAGCTGAAGCATTTGCTAAGCAGCTCAAACGTGGTGTGATTGATGAGAACACAAAACAACGTTCATTGACGGTAGCGAAAGTTCTAACCGAAATCAGAAGACAAACTGGCGTTGTTTTTCCGGCGGATAAGACGGTTTAA
- a CDS encoding MATE family efflux transporter — MTWPMLFGVLSLMSFQLVDSAFIGQLGVLPLAVQGFTLPLQMVVIGIQVGLGIATTAVISKALGANDTRYAKQLGGLVLMIGSIGVALIALIIWSLRYPILSLLSAPDTVMPIIDSYWPWWLLSSWTGALLYFYYSICRANGNTMLPGTMMMITSVINLVLDPIFIFTLDLGINGAAMATIAAFGFGIFVVAPRVKKNHWATAQWHDLNVMKSVKSIGNIMGPAMISQLLPPLSSMLATKLLAGFGTAAVAAWALGSRYEFFAIVSVLALTMSLPPMVGRLLGAKNYEDIESLVRIAVKFILSFQLLIAVITFAVASPLALLMTSDNQVEHVLQMHLMIVPISLGSLGVCMLMVSVCNALGKSYTALAISALRLFVFFLPCLWVGSQLGGIKGLLLGACIGNIFAGVSAYITYRRTIDKLAVKQKAE; from the coding sequence ATGACATGGCCCATGCTCTTTGGTGTACTGTCACTCATGAGCTTTCAGCTTGTCGACAGTGCCTTTATCGGCCAACTTGGCGTTTTGCCGTTAGCCGTACAAGGCTTTACACTTCCGCTGCAAATGGTCGTGATTGGTATTCAAGTAGGTTTGGGCATCGCAACCACCGCCGTAATTTCTAAAGCACTTGGTGCCAATGACACGCGCTATGCCAAACAACTGGGTGGCCTAGTGCTGATGATCGGATCTATCGGTGTCGCACTCATAGCGCTGATCATCTGGTCATTACGTTACCCAATCTTATCGTTATTAAGTGCACCTGATACTGTCATGCCTATCATCGACAGCTACTGGCCATGGTGGTTACTCAGCTCCTGGACAGGCGCGCTGCTCTATTTTTACTACAGTATCTGCAGAGCAAATGGTAACACTATGCTGCCAGGTACCATGATGATGATCACCAGCGTGATCAACCTAGTGCTTGATCCTATTTTTATTTTTACTTTGGATCTCGGTATCAATGGCGCGGCAATGGCAACCATTGCTGCATTTGGTTTCGGTATTTTCGTCGTTGCACCGCGAGTAAAAAAGAATCATTGGGCAACAGCTCAATGGCACGATTTGAACGTAATGAAAAGTGTTAAATCAATTGGCAATATCATGGGCCCTGCAATGATCAGTCAGCTATTGCCACCATTGTCATCCATGCTCGCAACCAAACTATTGGCCGGGTTTGGTACCGCGGCGGTAGCAGCATGGGCTTTGGGATCACGTTACGAGTTTTTTGCTATCGTATCGGTGCTTGCATTAACGATGTCTCTGCCCCCGATGGTTGGCCGCTTGCTTGGCGCAAAAAATTATGAAGACATTGAGTCACTGGTGCGTATCGCAGTTAAGTTTATTCTTAGCTTCCAACTGCTAATTGCCGTGATTACCTTCGCGGTCGCTAGTCCCCTTGCACTATTGATGACAAGCGATAATCAGGTTGAGCATGTGTTACAGATGCACTTAATGATTGTCCCTATTAGTTTGGGCTCTCTGGGTGTATGTATGCTGATGGTATCTGTCTGTAATGCGCTCGGTAAATCTTATACAGCGCTAGCGATTTCCGCTTTACGCCTGTTTGTTTTCTTCCTTCCTTGTTTATGGGTGGGCTCACAACTTGGCGGCATCAAAGGGCTTTTGCTCGGAGCTTGTATTGGTAATATCTTTGCGGGAGTTTCCGCGTATATAACTTACCGACGTACTATTGATAAGCTCGCAGTAAAGCAGAAAGCCGAATAA
- a CDS encoding formate/nitrite transporter family protein has translation MSYVEPREFVTKMVDAGEQKIFMSTKDTLVRAFMAGAILALAAFFAITVIVKTGSPLIGAILFPVGFIMLYLMKFDLLTGVFTLVPLAVIDKRPGCTPSQLFRNWGLVFSGNFAGALTVAFFASYILTYGYNTDGGALATKVSSIGESRTLGYQEHGLAGWFTIFIRGMLCNWMVSMGVVGAMISTSASGKMMAMWMPIMLFFFMGFEHSIVNMFLFPFSMIMGGDFTVSDYFIWNEIPTALGNLFGGFLLVGLPLYFTHVRTTPARKMNLSKKAANL, from the coding sequence ATGTCTTATGTAGAACCTAGAGAGTTTGTAACCAAAATGGTCGATGCTGGTGAACAGAAAATATTTATGTCCACCAAAGACACACTAGTGAGAGCATTTATGGCTGGTGCCATTCTGGCACTGGCAGCGTTTTTTGCTATCACAGTCATTGTTAAAACTGGCAGCCCTTTGATCGGAGCTATTCTGTTTCCTGTTGGGTTTATCATGCTCTATCTGATGAAGTTTGACCTACTAACGGGCGTATTTACCTTGGTGCCGCTTGCGGTAATTGATAAACGCCCTGGATGTACGCCGAGTCAGCTTTTTCGAAACTGGGGACTGGTCTTTTCAGGTAATTTTGCTGGCGCACTAACCGTTGCATTCTTTGCTTCTTACATTTTGACATACGGTTACAACACAGATGGCGGAGCGCTTGCTACGAAAGTGAGTTCTATTGGTGAATCAAGAACACTCGGTTATCAGGAGCACGGATTAGCAGGTTGGTTTACGATATTTATTCGCGGGATGTTATGTAACTGGATGGTGTCGATGGGGGTTGTTGGAGCAATGATTTCGACCTCTGCGAGCGGAAAAATGATGGCGATGTGGATGCCAATCATGTTGTTCTTCTTTATGGGCTTTGAGCACTCTATCGTAAACATGTTCTTATTTCCGTTTTCAATGATCATGGGCGGCGACTTTACCGTCAGCGATTACTTTATCTGGAACGAGATCCCGACCGCATTAGGTAACTTGTTCGGCGGATTTCTGCTGGTGGGATTACCTCTTTACTTTACCCATGTTCGCACAACTCCGGCGCGCAAGATGAATCTTTCTAAGAAAGCGGCAAATTTGTAA